In Oscillospiraceae bacterium, the genomic stretch AGGGAGGTACTATGCCTCTTTGCTTAAACAGTGCAAATGAGGTTGCCGTTTCCTACTTTTTGAAAGGTAAAATCGGATTTTTGGATATTGAAAGAACTGTAGAAAAAATGCTTGAAACACACAAAAGATGTGATGATTTGTCACTTTATGATACTATTAAACTTGACGAAGAATTAAAATTAAAAACTATTAAATATCTGGAGGATTTAAATTGACTGCACTACTAACTGTTATTTATGCAATACTTCTTTTTTCAGTAATAATTTTTGTCCACGAAGCAGGGCATTTTATATTTGCCAAACTGTTTGATGTTTATGTTATCGAATTTGCAATCGGTATGGGACCATGCCTATTTAAAAAAAAGATAGGCGAAACTTTGTATTCCATACGCTTAATTCCTATGGGTGGTTATTGTAAATTAGAGGGGGAAGACGGGGAAAGCGATAACCCACGTGCTTTTTCAAATAAATCAAAAATTAAAAGGCTTATAATTTTATCTGCAGGGGCAATTATGAATTTGATTTTAGGATTTTTGGTTGTTTTAAGCCTTAATTTAGGATATTCTTCAGCCCCTTATGCAACCTTGGATATCGCAAATGTAATGGAGGGAACTCCTGCTTATACTGCAGGCTTAAAAGAAGGAGATAGAATTATTTCCTTAAACGGACATAAAGTAAATATCCGTTCCGAGTTTAGTGTATATAACGATAAAGAAACTATGGATATTGTAGTTAAAAGAGGAAACGAAAAGATAAATTTTAAAGTTACACCTAAAAGTTATCTTTTAGATGATAACGGAAATATCATAAAAGAAAGCAGTGAAGAAGGCTCATATAAACTTATCGGTATTGAATTTGCGACTAAAGAAAGAACATTTTTTAATACATTAAAATATTCTTTTTACGAGTCGGTATTTATAGGAAAATCAATTTTCTTGTCTTTAAAGGAACTCATAACAGGAAAAGCATCAGTAAATAATCTTTCAGGACCTGTAGGAATAGTTAATGAAATAAATACTGCCGCTAAAACAGGATTTTCTTATCTTTTATATCTGATGGCGCTTATAACCATAAATTTAGGGATTTTCAATTTGCTTCCAATCCCTGCGCTTGACGGAGGCAGAATTTTATTTATAATAGTTGAGTTTATAATAAGAAAGCCGGTTCCTCCTAAGTATGAAGGAATGATTCACGCGATAGGCTTTTTACTGCTTATACTCCTTATGATTTATGTAACAGGAAATGATATTATAAGAATTTTTATAAAATAGGTATAAAGGGAATGTTAAAAAACTCCAGACCGATTGTAGGGGAGGGCCTCCGTGCCCTCCCGTAAATGCAAAACGCAAAATGCAAAATGCAAAATGAAAGTAAAGATTTTTCTAAAAAATCTTTGAAATTAATACTTTTTGCTATGAACGAATTTAGCCACTCGACGTATCTTAATACGCCTTCGGGTAACCCAAAATCAAGGATTTTGGCTAAATTCATCCATTCTGAAGCTTTTTACCTATTCCCTATGTAAAAGTTTAGAGATACGGAAACAAAATACTTGACACTTTGCCTAAATACAGTGAAAGGAATGCTTCTTTAAAATGAAAGTTAAAATCGGAAATGTCTTTATAGGCGATAATGAGAAAGTTCTTATTCAGTCTATGACAAATACAGATACAAGGGACATTAAGAAAACTGTAAAACAAATAGATGAACTTACTGAGGCAGGATGCGATATTGTGCGCTGTACTGTTCCTGATATGGAGTCTGCTTACGCAATAAAAGAAATAAAAAAGCAAATAAAAATTCCTCTGGTTGCTGATATTCATTTTGACTATCGCCTTGCAATAGAATCGGTAAAAGCAGGAGTTGATAAGGTTAGAATTAATCCGGGAAATATCGGTGGATTTGACAAAGTCTGCGAGGTAGTAAAAGCATTAAAGGAAAGAAATATTCCTTTAAGAATAGGTGTTAATGCAGGGTCGCTCGACAAAAAAATCTTAGAAAAGTACGGGAAAATCTGCCCTGAAGCATTGGTCGAATCTGCAAAAGAGCATATTGATTTAGTAAACAGATGTGATTATGATAATATTGTTGTATCATTAAAATGTTCAAACACCCGTCTTACTGTTGACAGTTATCGGCTTTTTAATAAAAAGTTTGATTATCCTCTTCATTTGGGAATAACTGAAGCGGGGACAACTTATAATGGTATAATAAAATCTGCAGTCGGAATAGGTTCGCTTTTACTTGATGGTATAGGGGATACTGTAAGAGTTTCTTTAACTGCTGACCCTGTAGAAGAAATCAAAGCGGCAAAATCGATTTTAAGTGCTGTCGGGCTTTCTGAAAACTCGGTAAATGTGGTGTCCTGTCCTACCTGCGGAAGAACAAAGATTGATTTAATAAAAATTGCAAACATTGTTACTGATGCAGTAGAAAATATTAAAAAGCCTATAACAGTTGCAGTTATGGGATGTGTAGTAAACGGACCCGGAGAAGCTAAGGAAGCAGATATAGGAATAGCAGGCGGAGATGGGTGCGCAGTGCTTTTTAAAAAGGGCGAAATAGTAAGAAAAATTAAAGAAGAAGAAATTGCTGAGGTTTTACTTAGTGAAATTAACAAAATGTAATTTGGAAGGATAAAAAGATATGAAGTTAAGCGAGATATTTAATAAATCTCAAAAACTTATACAAAGCAAAGAAATCTTTGATGACAGCAAGGTTATAAACATACTCTTAAATAAAGAGTTAAGAAAAGCAGAAATATACTTAAAGTGTAACAAGATAGTATCCAAAGAACTTATATTTAATGTTGCTATGGATATAAAAGAGTCTTATCAGTTAAATGTAGTAAAAATATTTACCCGTTATGATAAAGAACTGTTTGATGAAAGTTACTATAAAGAGATTTTATATTACATAGAAAAAAAATATATGCACCTTTATTATTTTGTTAAGGATTCTAAACTTGAAATAGACGGAGATACCCTTAATATAATTTTAAAGGGTAACGGGGTTGATATACTCATTTACAATGAACTTGACAAAGCGATAGCCTCGTTGATTTCAGATGAGTTTTCTGTGTCATTTAAGGTGAAATTTATATCAAATATAAAACCAATGTCAGTTGAAGATAAAAATAAATTTCATATAGAAAAGCAAAAGGAAATAATTGACAGGATTGAAAGAATGCCTGTTGTTCCCGAAAAACCAAAAAAAGAGGAACCTAAAAAAACATATACATCTTTTAATAAGATTTCCTATAAAAAAATGGATATTTCATCTTTAAGTGCCGAAAGCGGTAAGGTTGAAATTGAGGGCGAAATATTTAAAATTGAAAGAAAAGATTTTAATAATTCAACAAAAGGGAAAGTTACATTTTTCGTAACCGACTATAAGAATTCCTGTATATGTCAAATTATGGATAAACTTGAAGTTTTAGATGATTTTCAGGCTGAGTTTAAAAAAGGCGATTATCTTAAAATTTCAGGGGAAATGATGTATGATAAATACTTAAGAGAAATTGTTCTTGATGCTAAATTTAAAAATTTAGAAAAAAAGAAAAAAGAAGTTAAAGTTGACAATTCGCCCGAAAAAAGAGTAGAACTTCATCTTCATACCAATATGAGTGCTATTGACGGGATAAATACAGTTGAAGAATATGCCGATTATCTTACAAATTTAGGACATAGAGCTTTGGTTGTAACTGACCACGGGGTTGTACAAGCGTTCCCCGATGCTTATTCCATTTGTAAAAAGAAAGGTTTAAAACTTGTTTACGGTGTTGAAGGCTATCTTGTTAACGATATGGAGGAAATTGTAAAGGGTGGCAAGAGCCAGAACTTAGACGGAGAATTTGTTGTTTTCGATATTGAAACAACAGGCTTTTCTGCTACGCAAAATAAAATAACTGAAATTGGTGCCTGTAAAGTAAGAAACGGAGAAATTGTTGACAGGTTTTCTTCCTTTGTAAACCCACAGGTTGAAATTCCTGCGAAAATTGTTGAACTGACAGGGATTACAAACGATATGGTTAAAGATGCACCTTTAATTGACGATGTCTTAAAAGATTTTCTTGCCTTTTGTTCTGATGTTCCTTTAGTTGCTCATAATGCGGACTTTGATGTATCTTTTATAAAACAAAATGCCCAAAATCTTAATATAGAATATATGCCTACATCGGTAGATACTCTTGCTCTTTCAAGAGTCCTTCTTCCTGAACTTAAAAAACATAAACTGAATATTGTGTGCGACCATTTAAAAGTAAATTTAAATGGCCATCATCGTGCAGTAAATGATGCAGAGGCAACTTCAGAAGTATTTATTAAGTTTATTAAAATGTTAAAGGAAAGAAATATAGAAGATATTTCCGATATAAACACAGGTATTGTAAATTCAGAAAGCGAACCATCATACAAGAAAACGGCTTACCATATAATAATCTTAGTAAAGGATAAAGTGGGGCTAAAAAATCTTTATAAACTTGTAAGTAAGTCACATATAGACTATTATTACAGAACTCCGAGAATTCCAAGAAGCGAACTTATAAAGCACAGGGAAGGGCTTATTATTGGCTCTGCCTGCGAAGCGGGGGAACTTTACCGTGCAGTTTTAGCAGGTAAACCTTTTGGCGAACTTATTAATATTGCAAAATTTTATGATTATCTTGAAATTCAGCCTCTTGGAAATAATCAGTATTTAGTTGAGAACAATACAGTAGCCGACAGGGAAGGTCTTATAGAACTTAATAAAAAAATAATTGATTTGGGAAAAGAACTTAATAAAAAAGTTGTAGCAACGGGTGATGTTCATTTTCTTACTCCTCAGGGTGCGCTTTACCGTTCTATTTTAATGTCGGGAAAGAAATTTAAAGATGCAGATAATCAACCTCCTTTATACTATAGGACAACAGAAGAAATGATGGAAGAATTTTTCTATCTTGACGAGAAAACAAAGTATGAGGTTGTTGTTAAAAATCCTAATGATATAGTTGATTTAATCGAAGAAACTTTTGAGCCTGTGCCGAGTGTCAAACATCCGCCTGTCATTGAGGGCGCAGCGGATGATATAAAAAATATGTCCTATAAGAAGGCCTATGAAATATACGGCGATCCTCTTCCTGAAATTGTAGAAAAAAGAATGGAAAAGGAACTTAATTCCATTATCAATAACGGCTTTTCAGTTATGTATCTCATTGCGGAAAAACTTGTTAAAAAGTCGTTAAGTGATGGTTATCTTGTTGGCTCGAGAGGGTCTGTTGGTTCTTCTTTTGTTGCGTTTTTATCAGGGATAACAGAGGTTAATTCCTTATGCCCTCACTATATATGCGAAGAATGTAAACATTCGGAATTCATTGAAGACGGAAGTTTCTCATCAGGATGCGATATGCCTGACAAACTATGCCCGAAATGTGGTAAAGTAATGAAGAAAGACGGCCACGATATTCCTTTTGAAACTTTCTTAGGGTTTGACGGGGATAAAGAGCCTGATATTGACTTAAACTTCTCAGGAGAATATCAGGGTACTGCTCATAAATATATCGAAGAATTATTTGGAGAAGGTCACGTTTTCAGAGCAGGCACAATTGGTACAATTGCGGATAAAACCGCTTTTGGTTATGTAAAAAATTATTACGAAGAACGCGGAAGAATAATGAATAATGCCGAACTTGAAAGGCTGGTTGTTGCCTGCACAGGTGCCAAAGCCACTACAGGTCAGCATCCGGGTGGTATTATGATTGTTCCCAAAGAGGATGATGTTTACGATTTTACACCTATACAGCATCCTGCCAATGATAAAGAAAGTGGCATTATTACTACTCACTTTGATTATCATAAACTTCACGATACACTATTAAAACTTGATATATTAGGACATGATGACCCTACTATGCTTAAAATGTTAAAAGATTTAACAGGACTTGATCCCCAGACTATTCCGCTTGGAGATAAGGATACTATGAGTCTTTTCACATCTCCGAAAGCATTGGGGGTTACTGAAGAACAAATAGGCTCTAAAACAGGGACTTACGGTGTGCCTGAATTTGGAACAAGTTTTGCACGTCAGATGCTTGAGGATATTCAGCCTAAAACTTTTGCCAGCCTTGTTAAAATTTCAGGACTTGCACACGGAACAGATGTATGGCTTAATAATGCTCAGGATATCGTTAAAAACAAAATTGCACCATTTGAAGAAACAATCTGTACCCGTGATGATATTATGACATATCTTATGCTAAAAGGGCTTCCTCCAAAAAGATCCTTTACAATTATGGAACAAGTTCGTAAGGGAAAAGGTCTTAAGGAAGAGGACGAAACCGAAATGAGAGAACATGGGGTTCCGGAGTGGTATATCGAATCCTGTAAAAAAATTAAGTATATGTTCCCTAAAGCGCACGCTGTTGCGTATGTTACTATGGGATTTAGGGTTGCGTACTATAAAGTTCACTACCCTATAGAATATTATACTGCATACTATTCGGTAAGAGCAGATGATTTTGATGCAGATATTATGACAAGAGGCAAGGAAAAAATAGAGTCTGTCCTTTCAGATTACTACAAAATTCCTAAATCATCTGCGAAAGAAAAGAATATTATAATAATTTTGGAAATATGCAAAGAAATGTATGAAAGAGGAATAGAGTTCTTACCTGTTGATTTATACAAATCAGATGACAAGAATTTCAAAGTGGAAGATGGCAAAATCCGTCCTCCGTTCACATCTATAAAAGGTCTTGGACTTTCTGCTGCACAGAATATTAAGGCGGCGCGTGACGAACAGGAATTCTTTACAAAAGAAGATTTTATGATAAGATCAAAAGTAGGGCAGTCGGTTGTTGATATGCTTGACAAACATAATTGTTTTAAGGATATTCCCGATTCTTCTCAGATTACATTCGGAATATAAATCCTTATAAGAACACCAAATTAAGGAAGGGTGATAATTTTGCTTGGTAATTCATTAAGTTTATGTAAAGATTATCTTAAAAAAGTTGTAAAAAGCGGAGATACTGTTATTGATGCAACTTGCGGAAACGGATATGACACTTTGTTCTTAAGAGAACTTGTGGGAGACGAAGGTAAAGTTTTCGGTTTTGATATTCAAAAAGTTGCACTGGATAACACTTATAATTTACTTAAATCTCACAATATGGAAAAAGGAGTATACTTAAATCTTGACTCTCACTCCGAACTTTCAAAGTATGTAAATGAAGAGGTTAAAGCAGTTGTTTTTAATCTTGGCTATCTTCCGAAAGGCAACCACGAGATTATGACTACTCCTGAAACAACAATTGTGGCAATAGAAAAATCTTTAGAACTTTTGTCTGATGACGGGATAATTGCAGTAATAATCTATCACGGAGGAGATTCAGGCTTTCACGAAAGAGATGAACTTATAAAATATTTTGAAAGGCTTAACAATAAAAAGTTTTCAGTTCTTATGCATAATTTTATAAATCAAATCAACTACCCGCCAATTCTTGTGGTGGTAGAGAAAAGATAAATTAAAGAGGGGTTTTAATTATGGAAAGAAAAGCTAAAATCAACTACTATCTGGACATTGCACAGGCTGTGCTTGAAAGAGGAACATGCCTTAGAAGAAATTACGGAGCAATTATCGTAAATAACGATGAAATCATATCGACAGGTTATACAGGTGCGCCAAGAGGCAGAAAAAACTGTATAGATTTAAATAGTTGCGCACGTATGCAACTTAATATTCCAAGCGGTGAAAGATATGAACTTTGCCGTTCAGTTCACGCTGAAGCAAATGCGATAATAAGTGCCGCAAGAAAAGATATGATAGGTGCAACACTTTATCTTGTTGGTAAAGAAATGTCAACAGGGGAACTTGTAAAAAATGCTACAAGTTGCTCAATGTGTAAAAGACTTATAATAAATTCAGGTATTGAAAGAGTTGTTGCAAGAAGCGGTAAAGATGAATATACAATTACTAATGTAAGAGACTGGATATATAACGACGATTCAATTGTCGGCGGCAGTCTTTGATTTTAGCCATTAATGATTCCGATATTACCAAAGGGGGGACTAATGATGGAAAACAAATCACTTTTTTTCGTAAGTTTGGAACAATTAAAAAATGAATTTAATCTTGAGGTTATTTACGAGGGAAGCGATTTTTCAAAAAGAAAGATTACCAGTACTGAACTTAACAGACCGGGACTTCCTATTGCAGGTTTTTTTGATTACTTCCAGAATGAAAGAATTCAGATTTTGGGAAGAGTTGAATATACTTATCTTTCCAACCTCACAAACGAAGAAAGATTTAACGCTATAAAGAAAATTGCTGAGTATAATGTACCTGCTATTATTATAACAAGAGGGCAGGAAGTTTTTCCCGAAATAGTTGAGGGCGCTAAAACAAATAATATTCCAGTTCTTCGAACAAACGAATCATCTTCTAAATTTATGGCGGCACTTATCAGTTATTTGAGTGTTGAATTGGCACCTCGTATCACAAGACATGGTGTTCTTGTTGAGGTATACGGAGAAGGTATGCTTATTTTAGGAGAAAGCGGCGTAGGAAAAAGCGAAACTGCAATCGAACTTGTAAAAAGAGGTCATAGACTTGTTGCAGACGATGCAGTTGAAATTAAGAGAGTATCAGATAAAACTTTAGTAGGAAATTCTCCTGATATAATTAAGCATTTTATTGAACTAAGAGGTATAGGAATTGTAGATGTAAGAAGAATATTTGGTATGGGTGCTATTAAAGAAACAGAAAAAATAGACCTTGTAGTTAATCTTGAAGTATGGCAAGAAAACAAACAGTATGACCGATTAGGACTTGTTACAGAATATACGGATATTCTGGGGCTTCAGATTCCATGCCTTAATATTCCTGTCCGTCCTGGAAGAAATCTTGCTGTTGTATTAGAAGTTGCGGCAATGAATAACAGGCAGAAAAAATTAGGATATAATCCTGCAGAAGAACTTAACAACCGTCTTATGAAAAAAATGGAGGAAGACGCAAACAATGTATAGCATAGAAGTTGACACACATATCCATAGCGTAATATGCGAGCACGCGTATTCAACAATTGAAGAAAACGCGATAGAGGCAGAGAAAAAAGGCCTTAAAGGTATTGCAATAACCGATCACGGACCGAAACTGTCTCCTTTTGACAATCATCTTCACTTTTATAATCTTGATATTATACCAAAAGTTTTTCATAATGTAAGAATATATAAAGGTGCAGAACTTAATATACTTGATGATAAAGGCAGTGTAGATTTAAAGGAAAGTTATCTTAAACGTCTTGACTGGGTAATGGCAGGTTTCCATAGTTTATGGGACTATCCGCTTTCGGAAGAGTTTATAAATAATGGTTATCTTAACATTTTAGAAAATCCGTATATTGACTGTCTTTCCCATATAGGTCAGCCAAAATTTAAGTGTGACTACGAACTTATAGTTAAAAAAGCAAAGGAATTTGGAAAAGTTATCGAAATAAATAACAACTCGTTTCATATACGTCCCGGCAGCGAAGAAAACTGCCTTGAGGTTGCACAACTTTGTAAAGAAAACGAAGTATATATAACTGTTTCTTCTGATGCCCATATTGCAACTATGATAGGCGATTATAATAAGGCATTTGATCTAATTTCCAAAGTAAATTTCCCAAAAGAACTTATTATAAACAGAAGTGTGGAAACTTTTGATAAATATCTTAAGATGAGAAAACAAAGAGTTTAATGAAAGGAGACTTTCTTTGAATATTTTATCTAAGTTAGAAAATATTACAGACAGGAAGAATATTCTTATAAATGAACCCTTAAAAAACCATACTACCTTTAAAATCGGAGGAAATGCCGATTATCTTGTTATGCCTAAAACAAGAGAAGAAATTGTAAATCTTATAAAATTCTTAAAAGATAACAGCATAAATTATTTTGTTATAGGCAACGGGTCAAATATCCTTGTAAATGACGATGGTTTCAGGGGTGTTATTATAAAATTAGGTTCACAGTTTTCAAGTGCAACTGTTTTGGGAAATAAAATTGTTTTAGATGCAGGTATTACGCTTAAAAAAATCTCAAACATTTTAACCAAAGAAGGCTTAAAAGGTTTCGAAGAACTTTCAGGAATACCAGGAAGTCTTGGCGGAGCAATTTATATGAATGCAGGGGCATACGGAAGAGAAATAAAAGATGTACTTTATGATGTTACTTTTATAAACAGTTTATGCGAAATTGAAACTTTAGAACTAAAAGATATAGAAATGAAGTACAGGGAAACTCTTTTTTCAAAAGAGAATCTTGTTGTTTTGGGTGCAACATTAATTTTGGAAAAAGGCGATAAAGAAGAAATTAAAAAAAGAGTAAGAGAAGTAACAAAAATGCGTGTTGATAAGCAACCCCTTAATTATCCGAGCGCAGGAAGTACTTTCAAAAGGCCCGAAGGGCATTTTGCAGGAAAACTTATCGAAGATGCAAACTTAAAAGGTTACACAGTCGGCGGTGCTAAAATTTCTAAAAAGCATGCAGGCTTTGTTATAAATTACAACAATGCTACTTTTAATGATGTTATAACTTTAACAGAGAACGTTAAAAAAGAAGTAAAGGAAAAATTCGGAGTAGAACTTGAACTTGAAGTGAAAGTTTTATAGAGGTAATACTATGTCATTTTGTAAAAAAGTAAAAAACGAAATATGCTCTGCTAAGTTGGAGAGAAATTGTTGCGTCAAAGCATTTTTAAATTCTGCTTTTGCGTTTTTTAATACGGTTTCTTCCGACAGAATAAAAATGAATATAGAAAGTAAAGAGGTAGCATCTTATTTAAATGAACTTATGGCTTCTTATTTTAAAGAGTATGACGACATTCAGTTTAAACCTTTAAAAAATCATAAAGGTTATACACTTGATATAAAAGATAAGGATACGATTTTATATATTGCTAAAAAACTTTCTTTATATAACAAAAGAACAAATCAGATAAGCGGAAATCTTAATGATGATTTTTCTATAAACCCATGCTGTCAGAGAATGGCGACTATAGGTGCCTTTTTAGTGTCAGGCTCAGTAACCAATCCGCAAAGAGCTTATCATTTTGAGATTTCCAACAGAAAAAAAGATAATCTTCACAAAATAAATGAAATTTTAGTAAGTATGGACTTCTTCCCTAAAATAATAAAAAGAGGCTCGGAATACGTGCTTTACATAAAAGAAAAAGAAATGATAGCAGATATGCTTAACTTCTTAAACTGTAAGGAAACTTTTTTTGAATATCACGATGCGATTATATTAAAGGATAAGAAAAATCAGTTGAACAGGCAGTTAAACTGCGAAAGTGCCAATATGGATAAAACGGTAAATGCAGCAGTTCATCAGATAATGGCAATAAGAAATTTAAAGGAATCGGGAAAATTTGATTTACTTTCTGATAGTCTAAAAGAAATAGCGAATTTAAGGCTTGAAAATCCTGACGCTTCTCTTACCGAACTTGCACAGTTATCTAAAACTCCTATAACTCGTTCGGGGATAAACCATCGTCTTAAAAAAATAATAGAATTTGAAGGAAAATAACAATGGGGAATTTTTGTCATTTGCACGTGCATACAAAGTACAGTTTGTTAGACGGGCTTTGTGATATTGACAATTTAATAAAAAAAGCAAAAACTCTGGGACAGGACGCTATTGCAATTACCGACCACGGTAATATGTTCGGTGCCATAGAGTTTTATAAGTGTGCAAAAAAAAATGATATAAAACCCATTATAGGCTGTGAAGTTTATGTCGCTTCAAAAAGCCGTTTTGAGAAAGACCCTAATGAAAAATATAACCATCTTATCCTCCTTTGTAAAAACAATGAGGGATATCATAATTTAATGAAACTTGTTTCTTTAGGCTCGCTTGAGGGATATTATTATAAGCCGAGAGTCGATTATGAACTTTTAATGAAATATTCGGAAGGGTTAGTATGTCTTACTGCCTGTCTTTATGGTGCTTTTTCTCAGGCACTTATAGATAATAATATTAATGAGGCAGAGGATGTTATTACTACATTAAAAAAAATATA encodes the following:
- a CDS encoding PolC-type DNA polymerase III; the encoded protein is MKLSEIFNKSQKLIQSKEIFDDSKVINILLNKELRKAEIYLKCNKIVSKELIFNVAMDIKESYQLNVVKIFTRYDKELFDESYYKEILYYIEKKYMHLYYFVKDSKLEIDGDTLNIILKGNGVDILIYNELDKAIASLISDEFSVSFKVKFISNIKPMSVEDKNKFHIEKQKEIIDRIERMPVVPEKPKKEEPKKTYTSFNKISYKKMDISSLSAESGKVEIEGEIFKIERKDFNNSTKGKVTFFVTDYKNSCICQIMDKLEVLDDFQAEFKKGDYLKISGEMMYDKYLREIVLDAKFKNLEKKKKEVKVDNSPEKRVELHLHTNMSAIDGINTVEEYADYLTNLGHRALVVTDHGVVQAFPDAYSICKKKGLKLVYGVEGYLVNDMEEIVKGGKSQNLDGEFVVFDIETTGFSATQNKITEIGACKVRNGEIVDRFSSFVNPQVEIPAKIVELTGITNDMVKDAPLIDDVLKDFLAFCSDVPLVAHNADFDVSFIKQNAQNLNIEYMPTSVDTLALSRVLLPELKKHKLNIVCDHLKVNLNGHHRAVNDAEATSEVFIKFIKMLKERNIEDISDINTGIVNSESEPSYKKTAYHIIILVKDKVGLKNLYKLVSKSHIDYYYRTPRIPRSELIKHREGLIIGSACEAGELYRAVLAGKPFGELINIAKFYDYLEIQPLGNNQYLVENNTVADREGLIELNKKIIDLGKELNKKVVATGDVHFLTPQGALYRSILMSGKKFKDADNQPPLYYRTTEEMMEEFFYLDEKTKYEVVVKNPNDIVDLIEETFEPVPSVKHPPVIEGAADDIKNMSYKKAYEIYGDPLPEIVEKRMEKELNSIINNGFSVMYLIAEKLVKKSLSDGYLVGSRGSVGSSFVAFLSGITEVNSLCPHYICEECKHSEFIEDGSFSSGCDMPDKLCPKCGKVMKKDGHDIPFETFLGFDGDKEPDIDLNFSGEYQGTAHKYIEELFGEGHVFRAGTIGTIADKTAFGYVKNYYEERGRIMNNAELERLVVACTGAKATTGQHPGGIMIVPKEDDVYDFTPIQHPANDKESGIITTHFDYHKLHDTLLKLDILGHDDPTMLKMLKDLTGLDPQTIPLGDKDTMSLFTSPKALGVTEEQIGSKTGTYGVPEFGTSFARQMLEDIQPKTFASLVKISGLAHGTDVWLNNAQDIVKNKIAPFEETICTRDDIMTYLMLKGLPPKRSFTIMEQVRKGKGLKEEDETEMREHGVPEWYIESCKKIKYMFPKAHAVAYVTMGFRVAYYKVHYPIEYYTAYYSVRADDFDADIMTRGKEKIESVLSDYYKIPKSSAKEKNIIIILEICKEMYERGIEFLPVDLYKSDDKNFKVEDGKIRPPFTSIKGLGLSAAQNIKAARDEQEFFTKEDFMIRSKVGQSVVDMLDKHNCFKDIPDSSQITFGI
- the rseP gene encoding RIP metalloprotease RseP translates to MSGGFKLTALLTVIYAILLFSVIIFVHEAGHFIFAKLFDVYVIEFAIGMGPCLFKKKIGETLYSIRLIPMGGYCKLEGEDGESDNPRAFSNKSKIKRLIILSAGAIMNLILGFLVVLSLNLGYSSAPYATLDIANVMEGTPAYTAGLKEGDRIISLNGHKVNIRSEFSVYNDKETMDIVVKRGNEKINFKVTPKSYLLDDNGNIIKESSEEGSYKLIGIEFATKERTFFNTLKYSFYESVFIGKSIFLSLKELITGKASVNNLSGPVGIVNEINTAAKTGFSYLLYLMALITINLGIFNLLPIPALDGGRILFIIVEFIIRKPVPPKYEGMIHAIGFLLLILLMIYVTGNDIIRIFIK
- the ispG gene encoding flavodoxin-dependent (E)-4-hydroxy-3-methylbut-2-enyl-diphosphate synthase, which codes for MKVKIGNVFIGDNEKVLIQSMTNTDTRDIKKTVKQIDELTEAGCDIVRCTVPDMESAYAIKEIKKQIKIPLVADIHFDYRLAIESVKAGVDKVRINPGNIGGFDKVCEVVKALKERNIPLRIGVNAGSLDKKILEKYGKICPEALVESAKEHIDLVNRCDYDNIVVSLKCSNTRLTVDSYRLFNKKFDYPLHLGITEAGTTYNGIIKSAVGIGSLLLDGIGDTVRVSLTADPVEEIKAAKSILSAVGLSENSVNVVSCPTCGRTKIDLIKIANIVTDAVENIKKPITVAVMGCVVNGPGEAKEADIGIAGGDGCAVLFKKGEIVRKIKEEEIAEVLLSEINKM
- a CDS encoding HPr kinase/phosphorylase; its protein translation is MENKSLFFVSLEQLKNEFNLEVIYEGSDFSKRKITSTELNRPGLPIAGFFDYFQNERIQILGRVEYTYLSNLTNEERFNAIKKIAEYNVPAIIITRGQEVFPEIVEGAKTNNIPVLRTNESSSKFMAALISYLSVELAPRITRHGVLVEVYGEGMLILGESGVGKSETAIELVKRGHRLVADDAVEIKRVSDKTLVGNSPDIIKHFIELRGIGIVDVRRIFGMGAIKETEKIDLVVNLEVWQENKQYDRLGLVTEYTDILGLQIPCLNIPVRPGRNLAVVLEVAAMNNRQKKLGYNPAEELNNRLMKKMEEDANNV
- a CDS encoding cytidine deaminase, encoding MERKAKINYYLDIAQAVLERGTCLRRNYGAIIVNNDEIISTGYTGAPRGRKNCIDLNSCARMQLNIPSGERYELCRSVHAEANAIISAARKDMIGATLYLVGKEMSTGELVKNATSCSMCKRLIINSGIERVVARSGKDEYTITNVRDWIYNDDSIVGGSL
- a CDS encoding phosphatase, whose amino-acid sequence is MYSIEVDTHIHSVICEHAYSTIEENAIEAEKKGLKGIAITDHGPKLSPFDNHLHFYNLDIIPKVFHNVRIYKGAELNILDDKGSVDLKESYLKRLDWVMAGFHSLWDYPLSEEFINNGYLNILENPYIDCLSHIGQPKFKCDYELIVKKAKEFGKVIEINNNSFHIRPGSEENCLEVAQLCKENEVYITVSSDAHIATMIGDYNKAFDLISKVNFPKELIINRSVETFDKYLKMRKQRV
- a CDS encoding methyltransferase domain-containing protein → MLLGNSLSLCKDYLKKVVKSGDTVIDATCGNGYDTLFLRELVGDEGKVFGFDIQKVALDNTYNLLKSHNMEKGVYLNLDSHSELSKYVNEEVKAVVFNLGYLPKGNHEIMTTPETTIVAIEKSLELLSDDGIIAVIIYHGGDSGFHERDELIKYFERLNNKKFSVLMHNFINQINYPPILVVVEKR
- the murB gene encoding UDP-N-acetylmuramate dehydrogenase; this encodes MNILSKLENITDRKNILINEPLKNHTTFKIGGNADYLVMPKTREEIVNLIKFLKDNSINYFVIGNGSNILVNDDGFRGVIIKLGSQFSSATVLGNKIVLDAGITLKKISNILTKEGLKGFEELSGIPGSLGGAIYMNAGAYGREIKDVLYDVTFINSLCEIETLELKDIEMKYRETLFSKENLVVLGATLILEKGDKEEIKKRVREVTKMRVDKQPLNYPSAGSTFKRPEGHFAGKLIEDANLKGYTVGGAKISKKHAGFVINYNNATFNDVITLTENVKKEVKEKFGVELELEVKVL